Within Anopheles nili chromosome 3, idAnoNiliSN_F5_01, whole genome shotgun sequence, the genomic segment CGTCAATGTTGTTCCAAAATGTGTCCATCTTCAACCGCTGTTCGCAAACACGCAGAACgtaaatattttccctttttgccacTGAGATACTCGCctcgttcgtttcattctttattgatgaagggaaaaaaaactcttcaaaTTTGCCCCCACGAAGAGTGTGCGATATATTTGAAGaacttcttttgcttcctctcAGCATAAGCCTGCAGATAACATCGCTTgttcttgtgtgtgttttttttgcttctcccgcTGCTCTAATGGGAaggtttttcctcccgtttTCGGGTGTAATAGACGCCCTAGACACTGTCCTTCTACCCTAGTTTATTCAGCTTTTAATACAAATTCTTCTGTGCAAACCCCTCTTAGAAAAGCCCGAGAGCGCTTGTTTGGACCGCCCCAGCACACGTGTCCTCGGCGTCTTGACGGTTGCCCTTATCTGATGCCGCTCGTTCATTCTCCTCTAAACCAATTATGGATGGGTGGCACTGACAAAGACAATGATTGAATAAAATCGCAATAAAATGCAGGCCTGGAAGGCAACGGCTACCATGGACGTCCATTTGGAGCATAATCTGCTCACagaacgatcgatcggtggcccTTTCCGACCGAAAGGCTCACTCGTTAGGGCTCGGCTTGTTGGGTTCGAACCCCTCGAAGGGTGATTGATGAGACGTGCGCGAGATTGTCACGTGCTGCGTCCTCCAAAAGCCGTTCCCTTGTAAGGAAAATCGGCAACCTTTAGCTGGCTCGCGAAGGAACGCGCCAACTCACGGCACCCCAGCGGGGCAATGTCAGCCACTAGCAACTGCATGTTGAGGTCTCGCAGGTGCCACCTGCACGCGGATGATGACGTGAACTGCAGAGGTGCAGTTGCAACGCGGCCTAATCGCGCCAGCTGCACACAAACCAGCGGAATGTAAACAAAGGCGCTGCATTGGCGTAGCGGACGAAATCCAATATTTACCCATCACCGTCGTAACAACCGTTGCCACTGGGTCACGGTGTGAATCGGGAACAGCTTCATCGATTGTGGCGCACGCTGCGTAACGCGCTAGTTTCCTCGTACCCCGATTGATCCATCAATGACAGCTTCTACTTCCTgagctatctctctctctctctctctctctctctctctctcactcccttGTCTAATGTGTTCACTTTGTCTCCAAATCGGCCAAACTAACAATGCGCCACGCGATCAGCTCAATGACGCTGCACCTCCCAGTGCCAATATCGCAACAAATCGTTGCGCGAGATTAAAAGGGATTTTTGTGCGACCATAGGCCCTTTGTGGAGCGTCGCTATTTAGTGTCCGTCAACCCCCACGGGACATTGTACCAGCAGAAACAGCCACCGTAACGGCCTTTGTTCTTTATCGCGTAACCCTGACGGACTGGGTATGGCTTCGGtgaccgcacacacacacacgctcgctcgcacacacgtggAAAGCCATCAAACTGTCCCATCAACGCACCCTGCAATTTGCCCTGATTTTGTGGCCTGCTTTGATTTTCGTGTTAGCTTTCCGAACTGCATTCGCTGACCCACCGAAGACGAAGGAGAGACGATGCACCAGTGCGCGTGGAAAATCCTTGGAATCGACTTTGCGACTCCCGTGACATAATTAGCTGCACCGAACGCAGCTGCATCGGTGTCCGCGAAACTGGTTTCGATTTACAGCGGAACGTAAAACCGTTGGCCCAGATCGGGGCCCTAACAAAGTATTTTCGGTTGAAATAAACGCCGTGACTGCCCGGTCACTGAGCTTCCAGCGGTCTCATCGCGTCCTCGCCATTAGGCATACGAAAataaagcggtggaaaataaagaacTCGTAAAACACCAATCCTAGCAAATGGCCCTTCCGGCTCCCATCAATCCGTCATGGTGACGATCGCAAGCCCCAATAAGGGCGATGTGTGGGTGATTCTACTAGAAATTTGATACGAAAGGCGGTTTCGGGTGTGCATCCTGGATTTTTGGACGTCCCATGCGCCGGGGCTGATGACTGCGCGTttacataaatcaaactacGCCAGTTTACATTCCCCAGCCGGCCCCAACCGGTGCTTGTGTTGTTGGGAGGGCAGCCCGGCGGTGTTCGCGTGGGGTCATTAGAACATATTTAGATTTACGAGGGTGTATTGCTCACGTTTCCGTACCCCATAGGAAGGATACTTTCGCAGGCGCACACGTCGATACGGGTTATTGATGGTCCGGCTTATTGCGGTTTTCAGTGATGTTTTTTGTAGAATTTACGAGTAGTTCTTTAGCCTGTTACGTTTCTGATTACTAGCAAGTGCTCCAGTGAGTTATCATGTCCGATGTTTATACTCTTGTGCTCTTCCACAGATAGCTATCTTTAAACTCAACAACGCTGCCCTGCATCAGAAACTCATATTCTCACCAGTGAAACAGCACGAGGTATGTGGTATTCCTGATCCCAGTTCCTAGCTTCACAAAAATCGCCATTTACACATTGTGCTTGTGGTGACTATCTTCCACAGATTTGGCGATTTGTGACGTACACATTTCTGCACGCCGGGAATATACATTTGGTGCTTAACATCATCATTCAGGTAAGCGAGCTTCAATCTTGTTCCTTTAAGATCTCTCTTCTCATGATCAAGCTGTGCCTGTTGTAGATCCTCGTAGGATTTCCACTGGAGACGGAACAGGGCCATTTAAGGGTGCTGTTCACGTACTTCGCCGGCGTAATGGCCGGTGGATTGGGTGCTTCCATATTCGAGCCTTCGCTGATGGTCGGAGCTTCAGCCGGAGTGTATTGTTTGCTCGTGAGCCATATCCCACATATCATCCTGGTGAGTAAGGCAAAGTTTGACCCCATCACGTTCTGTACTTATCGTTATTCCAACCCAACGGTTTGCAGAACTTTCGCTCGCTGTCTTATCGCTTCTATCGGCTAGCTGCCGTGCTGATGCTGTGCATCAGCGACATCATGTACTCCATTCGACACTGCCTTACCAAAGGGAACCTGCAACCGCGAATTGGCGTTGCGGCACACATCAGTGGCGCCATCTGTGGTCTGCTGATCGGTTTCGTCATCTACAAGTCCAAAGTACAACCCGAGTCGTGCGGTATGATCACGGTTTTCAGACTACTGCGCTACCTAGCCATCGCGCTTCTGGTGGCGTGGATAGGCTGCACCGTGCTCTATAACCTCGACCGGAATCATGTGATTGAGATCCTTTAGCCATAAGGGCCAGTGCCGGGAACGTAGTCAATAAGTTAAGTTTCGAAACGCTAGCTTTTCTACTCGAATTCAATTGTACAGTATACAATAAGAGCGGCCATTTATGAAAGATTTTATTCGCCATTTCGCGTTACGGTACGTTTATTCGTCTTACATCCGAACATAGTTCTTAGTGctacgagagagaaaaggagataGAGAGTCACCTGAAGGTGAAGCACACCTTCAACCTTACCCTAGAGACGCCATTCCCCCGGAAGAGATATTCAAGTCCGAGGGCTCGAAGCGACCGAAAATCGAATACCACTTCCGGCAGGAAGGATGCATCTTCCAAACTAAAAGAAAGCCTTCCGGCTCAACCCGGTAGCGCTGCGGTCACCTGTCGGTATCGCAGCGAGCCACAACCTGAAGTTCTTCGTTGCGTGATCGATACCGTACCGTGATATGGTTTGCGTCTACGATTCGAAGACACCCGTCCACCTTGCCGGTGGCTTAAAACTACAGATTAATATCACGAAAATCACAGTAACTCCCATTCACTCACATCCATCCAGCAGCGTTCCCATTCATACGGTGGACGTACGGTCCACGCTTACACACCTGTACACTGTAATATTACTGAACACCCGTTCGCACCTGTGTAACCTATTTCGAGCACTCCAGAATGCTCCAGACCGACATGGTCTTCGCCTATCGCCTATCGCCGCCTTCTGCAGTCCAATGGAGTGCAATGGACACCGACCTCGGTACATTTGCACTCGAGACACGGTCCAGACAGCTCAGATATGATCCTGCCTACCCGGTACATCCGTCCGTAAATGTTGCACCCGGCCAGCTTCAGAATGCCCACCGTATCCTTCACCTTAGACTTCATGGTAATCTCAGCCGTGCCCTCGGAATGATGCTGCTTCAGTTTGTTGATGTCCACCGGGTTAACAACGTACGAGTTCGCGTTGATGCTAGGAGCACCACCTGCGATCACCTGGTACTGATCGGTGTGCCGTTCGGAAACACCATACCCGTACCGATCCAGCTCGTTCTGTGATTCCgtgtccggttccggttgatTGATGGGCTTCGTGTGGAATCCTGGGTTAAGGAACGGCAGGTCCAACAGCGATGGTCGATAAAGCGCCTTCGTGTCGTTTTTAGCGCTCTCTACCTTCAGTGTGACCGTACCATCGTGTAGTTCCTCGTCTGAAGGAGGTTTCACCTCACCAAGAGAAGTCTCAAGCCCCACAGAAGGATCGTACACCGACGTCAAGCGAGAGGGCAACGTTTTAAACGGTGGAATTCCATCCGCCAAGCTAGAGGAAGCCGCATCGCCACCAGTGCCGTTCCGCAGTTTGTTCTCGTGAATGGGATCTTCTTCACGCAACAAAAAGTTCAACATGTTCTCGAGGCTAAACATTCCACTTGGTTCGGGTTCATGGCTCGAGTCGCTGTTGGTCGTCGGCTTGGAAGTCGCCGAGATGGGTTCTACCGAGTGGTCTACCGATACGGGGAAGTTGAGCTCGAAACCGGTAAAGTTTGGCTTCGACGGTGTCGTACGGTGAGTTGCGGTTTCTTCATGAGAAACGGAGGACAAATAGTTCACGTCGGTCGTTATCGATATGATCTGCTTCTCGTATTCATCGCTTCCTTCGTCGGAGTCACCCAGAAGATCCTCCAGGGAAGCGTTATGCGATTGCAGATTCGACAGTAGCTTCTCCTTGTCCTCGATCAGTGACATCAACGGAGGTGCTGGCTCCGTTCGAATGACATCGATGAACGGATTGGCTGGGGTTGctaaaaagcagaaaaaagcacacgatcACATACTGTACCTACAGCGTCAATCCATCTCCCAAACTCTTACCTCCATAGGAACTGGTTGATGAGACGTTATATGGTAACTTCACGTGGTGATCGTCTGTCGACAGTTCACCAGTCGGGAATGGTGTCGTTGCGTAGCTCTCGTAGTAGAACTCATCCTTGATGGGCTCTTTTGGTACGAATCCACCTGAAAAGGAAATACACCCAATCATCAAGAATGTCCAACAAATTGGGATGACTTTTACAAACCTTCCGTCTTCGTCGGAGGAGAGAACCCGCTCATATCGGTTCCATCGATGCGAAACAGCGGATTATCGGTGCTCGCTTGCACCTTGTCCAGCTTCGCTCCGCCATATGCTAACTCCTTGTGGTTGGTATAGTACACATTTTTCTCAGGATAACCCACACCGTACTTGTCGTACACCGGCACGTACGTTCCCTCCTGCGGTACTTCGTACTTGGTGGGGATGAACTTTTTCAACTCGTTCTTGAACAAATCCTGCTTCTGTGGATGCTCTGCGTACTTGTGAATGGTGTCCGTGTCATAATCATAGTCCGTTTCGTCCACCGTATCGTACTTATCGCGAATGATTTTGGTGTTGTAGTATCCATTCTTAGCATCGATGTCGTAATTCTCCGTCAACGCCGGGTAGTTGATCGCAGGATCGTACGTATACTCGTACTCAGTCATCGGCTTAGCGTGTGTCTTGTACGTCAATCCAGGATGAAGTATTTCATGTTCGCTGCCCATTCCATAGGCCGTCGGAACCTCGTACGGGTCGTTCACAATCGGATAATTGTTGGGGTGGTTCTTGAAGTACGTATACGTCGGCGGAATGATATTCGCTGGCTTAGGAGGATCGTTCTTTTTCACGGCGTCAGCCGGCAGGAATGGAATAATCTTTAGATTAGGCAAACTTGGTGGCAACGTTGGCTCGTCGTAGTCCAGGCCAACATCCGTTTCCAAAATCGAGGGAATATTGCTGATCTTATGGAACCCGCTGATCGGTATCGGTTTCGGTGTAAGGGGTCTATATTCGGTGCGGTTTTTCTGCGACTGCTTACCCGAGTCGTTCTTCGTCGCATCGAAGATGTTCGAAAGGCCACTGAGCAGCACCGAGAGCAGATTGTTTTCCTTCAATGGATTTGCTGGACGACTCGGAGGGGTTGTAAGCTTTGTGGGAGCTACAGGTGTAGTTGCTGGAGTGGTAGTGATGGTATCATTATTCTCTGCAATGAACAGTTCCGTTCTCAATGCCTCATGGGATGATTCCGTGTTAGAGGTGACCATCGAATCCATCTGTTCCGTTGTGGTCTCAGTAAAGTCTTCTGGAATCGTCGAAGATTCCGATGAGATGGTTGATGTCATCGTTGTTGATTCCTCACTCTCACTGAATTGTTGCGTACTCGTCATAACCTCTTCTGTCGGTTGCTTAGTACTTTCTCGCATCACAGTAGTAGACTCGGGTTCAACCGTAGAAGTAACCTCACTTTCAGCCACTACCGCAGTAGTCACCTCGTCGATTAACACAGTCGATTCCATGGGTTCCGTTGTTGTGGTCGTTGTGGTCTTCGGTTGTACAGGTGTGGAAACCTTAGCTAGACCGAAACCAACGAATTTATTATTCGGTCGCTTCGTAGCAATTGTTGTCGTGATAATCGGCTCGCTAGCCGTCACTTTCGCGACCTTTTCGATTTTGGCATTAAGTGAGTTGAGAATAGTTTCAACCGTCGATTTATCGACCAACTGATCAATCTTTATCACCACATCGACTGGCGTGGAACTAGCACTCTTGGGAGTAGTCACTACCAGCCTTTCCAGCACGGCTGGTTTCTTCGTCGAGGATGATACGATCGTTGATGCAGGTGTAATAGTTGCTGAAGTAGTTTTCAAAGGCTTATGTGTTGTAGAGCTCGCAACCGAGGAGATCCTTTCTACACTTTTTGTGGGAGATGTCCTAAAAGATAAACTAGACGATGTTGAAAATTCTACTTTTTTCAATGGAGTAATGGTGGTACTCGGCTCAACTGAGGTAGTCGAAATATTAGGTACTATTTTTGATACAACAGTTAGATTTCGTTTGGTAGCGGTTGACGAAACTTCTACTGGTACTATCGTAGTTGAGGGAGCGTTCGTAGTGGAGTGCCTCGGTGGAATGTCTCGTGGCATTTCTGTAGTTGTTGTCGGAGTAGACGTTTTCAAGGTGGAAGCAGTTACTGTTGTAGACGTTGTACGGCTAGTAGTAGGTTTCGTGGTAGTACTAGTGGTTGTAGTACTTGTGGTAGTAGTACGTGTCACAGGCATTCTTGTGACCGGGGCGGTAGGAATCTTTGGAGTTGGTTTAACAGTACTAGGAAGAGCAGTTGTAGTAGGTTTATCCTTCTTCGTAttagctgttgttgttggttttataGTAGTAGAAGTGGTAgttgtggtggttttggtaCTAGTAGTCACAGGAATCGATGACGACGTTTCTGTTTTCTCTTCGTAGACATCCGTTGTAGGGACGTTTTTGTCGGTCGTTTCCGTAAGAGAGTTCGATACTTCCGTTAGATTTTCCTTCAGCAGAGAATCCGATTCCAGATTTTGGAAACTCGGTTCATTCATCAGAAGAGTTGGAATCTTGGGCAGCGGTTTAAACATGATCGGTACCGGTGGAATGTTCCTTACAGGGAAATTAAAGTCCGGCTTTTCGATGTAAATCGCTTGCGGCTCTTGAATGATTTCCACTTTCACTGTTTGAAGCTCATGGGACGCTTCCGTGGACGTGACTGTGCCCACTTCCGGTGAGGTGGTAGTACTTAGTAGCAATTCGTCTTCTCCAGCGTCATCGATAAAGTCCAACCCAGCCCGCAACAAATCTAGGAAGCTCTTCTCCGAAGTGGTGCTTACTGGAGCCGCCTCAGTGACTGGCGGGACTTCAATCGTCTGAGAAGCATTCTTCGCTTCCTCCTTGGGTGCATCAGGATCCGGCCCAAAGAGGATAGTGAAGAAGTCGAACGATTCCTCTTCGTCTTCCATTTTACGTCCGAATGGTTTCTGTTCACCGTGCTCTGCAATTCATTAGAAAGAAGCATTAAGGGGATGTGTACAAGTGTACTTTCACTGTTGGCTCATACTTACTACAGTCGTATCGAACCGCGCAACACTCTCCACGCGGTACTCGAGGTGTACAGCCCTTTATAGGAGGAGCGCATTTCTTGGGTGTACACTTCCGCTGTCCTCGAATGCAGTAGCACGCCTCACACGGATCTTCCGACTTCATTTTCTCACCATCCGGATACGTGTGGGTACCAACGGTGCATCCGTTGCTGCGATAGCCTCTACGATCCGACATACGCTGGTAGTGCTTGTTATTGATCCTCCGGACGTGGTTCGCCGATTCGCTCGACTGCTCGATTGCACTATTTTTGATTGGAGTTTTTCCAGTACAATCGTACCGGATGGGACAGCAGGCAGAATCGACAAACACGGGGGCACACTTTTGATTCGCCAGTGCGCACTTTGGTTTCACGCATTTCTGCCGTCCATTGATGCAGTAGCAGTACGAACAGAGTGATGAACTAACCATCGCGGAACCAGATTTGTACACCGTTCCATTCACGATACAAGCTGAAAGTGAAGGACATCGTGAAAATATGAACTTAGAGCGTGACGATCGCTTTGGCATCGTGTCCATACCTCCATTATCTTCCACCTCGTCATCATCTGAGCGGCGCAGGTAGGAATTTGGATTTTCTAATCGTTCCTGAGCCGCTTTTTCGTAGTAGTCCAAGAAATGTAGCTTCTTACGATCACCGTGATTTTTCAGTGCAAGGTTCAGCTTCGAGCACTGCAAGTAAGGGCAACAAGAGCCAGCTTTGTGCACCAAAATGCAACCTCTTGGTGGTGGAATAGGTTGTTCTACaacgaaaaaatcaatcaGAACCATTGGATGGTGGGCACTAGAGCTATTGAGGATCGTCTCAAGACCTACCAGGGCACACTTTTAACGCACAAATAAGCGTCTTATCCGTGCATTTGCACATCAAGCAAGGTTCCTTGGTCGGCACGATCGAACCTTCCATGAAGTGCGTTCCGTTGTAGTAGCAGCTGGATTCTGAAAACGAGATAGATTCCAACATATTTATCGAGTTCATTTTCGCTTTTACGATCCGACATAATTCGCTCATCATGCTGCGGTGGAAGTTAATAGTGTTGGCATAATAAAAGTGTTATTCCTTCTTTCCGGTGCTTCGTTTTAACGATCCtatcgaaatgaaacgaatcaaCGAAATATATTCGCTCTGGCGAGCCCGATCGAATATATGAAGCTCCTAGCGCGCCCGTAATTATCAACTCCCGTTAGCAGTGCCAGCTTTGTTGCCACTTTTGCGCATCATTAAGTGACACCGACAAGATCATAAATACTCCAAAGCACCGCCCCGGGCTGTGGGAGCATTAAAAATTCTGATCAAGCGACAAAGCTGGAACcgcagaggaaaaaaaccgcTAGACCACACCGTCATCCGGTTATTGACACTCCGGTGGAgagattaaaacaaaaaaaccagcacaccCGTAGTGCCCGAAACGTGACAAGAAGCCGGGCGCGTTAATGAAATACACAACACCAAGGAACCCGTTGAGATCACCATCATCAGTGGCACCATCATCAGCCTCAGCCAGGTGACACATTTCTCATCCATTTCAGCCATTGGCTGGAGCATATACAAATTTTTTCGCCATCATATCGGTGACACATTCTTCTCCATTCTTCTTTTCGACATTCCCGAGCGTTGAAAAGACGACGGAATAATAATAGGTATGCGATTTCCAATCCTGATTCATCCCGAATTCGAGTTTCTGTTACACAGCCTGTaagcgttttaaaaaaaagctctcacACCAAGCAGCGGcaaagaaaatcgaaatcgatctAACGATCGCTGATCGGCTAATGGCTCGACGAGGAGGgccaacaagaaaaaaaaatcaccatccatcGATCGCACCGTTGATAGGCCCATTTCCCGGTAATTTCCCTCAGCGCTCGCTATCTTGATCGGTCGTTTCACGAAAATGgccgaaaataatcaaaccatTTACAACAGCTTTCCAACGCAAAGAATCGACGGGGTCGATTGAAATTcgatggcaacaaaaaaaaaacaaccagccTCCCAAAAGCCCCAAACGAAACCCTGCACTGCGAGCGGAACGAACCGGACTCGCCGGCCAACAAAAGCTCCCGACCCGATCGAGTCCAATCGGCCGGTTTTCGGGCGGCCTGTCTCCGATGGGGGTCAACGTGGCGCGAAAGTAGTCCATGATCAAGGCCCCAAGACCCACCAGTCGATTGCACTCCAAACGCGGACTTCCGCCACACCGGGGTCTTTACGTCACACGCGGCAGGCCAGGATGGGTTCATCGAACCACGTGTGCGGTGTCTAATTGGGTGTGCGATCGCGCGAAATGATTAGCAAACAGATGGTTCCAGCTTCCGCCACACGGGCGCAGCTTAACGTAACCCATATTTCCAACTGACACTGACACTGACAGCCAACCGGGGCCAGTTTTCGCTTGCGGGTGACTCGATCAACCGCTCCAAACCGGCCCCAAAAGCCCGAAAGACCTGGGGCCTGGGGCCAATTTGCCCACTCATCGTAGTGTCCTAGATTTCGCAGCAGGGCAGCACCAGCCACTAGGACGCTCGGTGCTCGGTGTGGAGGGTCTTTTCTTCATTCAACCGCGCATTCAACTCGCGCATTCTTTCGCTTCGGACGTGCCTCTTGAAATCGGTTTCTCCTTCTGCGCTTCACTTTCCGGCTGGCAggtcggtgtttgtttttgctttgcacCCGCGTCAGCGCCATTCTTGACGCCCACTCGCGTAGGGGCGGGTTTTCTCTCGGTTTGCATGTGCCCGGCCCCCCGAAGGGCCTTGTCATTAGGGCACAAAATCAATTCGCTTCAGCACGCCGTTAAGTAGGCGACGCGGTGCCACGATTTTTCCCGCGATCTGCGAGAGTGCCTTGGAGGAtggcgggttttttgtttctttggcGGAGCTTTGTTTcgcacacgaaacaaacaaaaacctccaCCTGTCAAGCTCGAATAATCGATGCTTTTTGGGAAGCGAAAGCCGGTTCGAAGTGCTGCTTGGAGTGAAATGGCGCAccgttgggggtggtgggatgaaaagtaaaacggaACATGTTCCCATTTTCGCCGTCTCCGTTTATCTAAATTACATTGTTTGATTAATGTGCGGAGTGGAGCATGCTGTTGTGCGAATAACATATTCCGACACGTGCTGTCAATAATACATTCATTATCTGCTTCACGTTTGCTTCTTCGTGCCGACCCGTTCGCTTTtggtataaatatttatacaatCCAATTCAATTCGCCGTTTGGAAGAATTCATAAAAAGTAACCGTTTATGAAGCGCGcgtaataaatatttcatcaaagcTAATCGTTTTACAACACCCAAAGATGCCAGAAGATCGTCTCTGACGATTGTTGCTCGATCATCAAACGCCCTTTTGCTTCCCAGGCTACATCGGTCGGCCGGAATCAAACTGCACCTTCTTCCATGTGGTTTACATTTAACGTAGCTCTTCGGCAAGGAACAACGatgcgcgggaaaaaaaaagtaacatcCACAGCCAATTCGCAAGACAAACCCATTAAAACAGGCACCCCTGAGGGGCGTCGTCGTGAGCATTTTTCCCACTTTTTCCCGATTGTTTACGGTCATCGGGCGTCCAGCGGCTAAAGCTCCACTTATCGCCGCCAGCCGTCCAACCAGGACCAGGTCTGTTCGCGCACCGGCTGGATTTATGGTCCCGAAGGGCTATCGATTTAAAGCACCCATTTACGGCCCTTCAGGGTGGTTGGGTCGAGTCGAGAAAAGGCCACACGATCATCTGCGATCACCTCGTGTTGAAAGAACCACCAGAGCCCAAAACTGCATCCCATGCATGAGGACGCGCCCGTTCGTGCCCGAGGGAATTTGAGTCATCGGAATACATAATGTGAGCCGAGTCGAACCTGTTTTACTTCCCGCTTAAGTCTTTCACCGACCCACACCCGAAAGTGTCGAGGCGTTCCCAATCGTCGCGTACGTTGTCATCAGCCCACCAGGCATCGGGTGCGTACCTCCCAGTGGGGTTGAAGATGCAGTGGAAAAAATTCCAACCCCTATTGCCGCCCTGCTGACTCTCGAAACCCCAACGAGGCCCTGCGGGTGGACGGTACGCGCGAGCATAATAATATTTAGCACACGATAATTTCACACTCTCCGGCGGTGGTCCTCTACCAACCAGGGAGGGACGAGTTGTTTGTGGGGGTCGTTCGTTTTCACCACCCCTAGTCCATTATGCCAACCACCGCAGGCGCAAGATAATGCGTCGGCCGTTGGAAAATTATGGTTGCTGttcacaaaacgaaacgaagcaaaatgaTCGCTCGCTGATCGCGGCTTGCGAACCATTGCGAGAACTAATTTGCATTCGCTACGTGTGTGCCCTCCACGATGGACCACTTTCCTTCCGGCCCTGCCCTACACCGTGGTGGAAGCAGTGTGGCattcattcaccaccaccgtaaGGTGCAGGAAAATGCAGGTCACAttctggtttcgttttttttgcgcgcgatCGCCACACACGCGGATCTGCGCGAGCGCGAGCCACCAACGCGATACAAGTTTGCAAACAAGAGAAAAGATGACGTTTGAGTGGCAACATtatggaagaaaatgaaaaaataagtgCTGATGCATGAAACCATGTCATCATGTGTGATCGTTCTCGTAATACACACGCGGTGGCACAATGGAACAGATCGTCCTACCGAGCACGTTAGAGCACGGTTTGCGTAATGCCTTGCTGAAGAAGTTTGATGTTTaagctggagaaaaaaagcgcgacataaacaaacaatcgacCGTTCGTCGCTGGATCGATCGTTGAAGTTCTTCGTTTTCGCCTTCAGCAAACACGCTACGAGAGAAGAACATTTTGCATAACCAGTTGTCAGAGTGCCTCTTCTCGTTCAATTCGGGTCATCTTCTTGGTAAAAgattcctctttaaaacctctAATATCCATCATACACACTTCTGACCAGATAGCCCATCTGGATggtattacaaaaaaaaacaccaagcaGATAAACATCTCCACAACAAGTGCTACTCTCCACCACCGTACACCAGGCGAGAAAGATTTAATTAATGATTGTACACCGCAGACTTACTTTTGCTCTCTTCCATCCTAAACGCATTCCACcgggaagcgcaaaaaaactGCGCAACAAACACACGGCAAGTATTCCGCGGCTAGTTAGCCAAGGTATTCATGATTACGTACAACCCTAGGTGAAGACGTTCGCTGGGCCACATTCCGATCGTTCGGgtagaatgaaacgaaagcagCCTGAGCTGACCCA encodes:
- the LOC128727730 gene encoding uncharacterized protein LOC128727730, producing MHFERRHPTVGPPKGSSMLGTFCTTLLIAFLAATQFPFADGYRMQRTQSSCYYNGTHFMEGSIVPTKEPCLMCKCTDKTLICALKVCPEQPIPPPRGCILVHKAGSCCPYLQCSKLNLALKNHGDRKKLHFLDYYEKAAQERLENPNSYLRRSDDDEVEDNGACIVNGTVYKSGSAMVSSSLCSYCYCINGRQKCVKPKCALANQKCAPVFVDSACCPIRYDCTGKTPIKNSAIEQSSESANHVRRINNKHYQRMSDRRGYRSNGCTVGTHTYPDGEKMKSEDPCEACYCIRGQRKCTPKKCAPPIKGCTPRVPRGECCAVRYDCKHGEQKPFGRKMEDEEESFDFFTILFGPDPDAPKEEAKNASQTIEVPPVTEAAPVSTTSEKSFLDLLRAGLDFIDDAGEDELLLSTTTSPEVGTVTSTEASHELQTVKVEIIQEPQAIYIEKPDFNFPVRNIPPVPIMFKPLPKIPTLLMNEPSFQNLESDSLLKENLTEVSNSLTETTDKNVPTTDVYEEKTETSSSIPVTTSTKTTTTTTSTTIKPTTTANTKKDKPTTTALPSTVKPTPKIPTAPVTRMPVTRTTTTSTTTTSTTTKPTTSRTTSTTVTASTLKTSTPTTTTEMPRDIPPRHSTTNAPSTTIVPVEVSSTATKRNLTVVSKIVPNISTTSVEPSTTITPLKKVEFSTSSSLSFRTSPTKSVERISSVASSTTHKPLKTTSATITPASTIVSSSTKKPAVLERLVVTTPKSASSTPVDVVIKIDQLVDKSTVETILNSLNAKIEKVAKVTASEPIITTTIATKRPNNKFVGFGLAKVSTPVQPKTTTTTTTEPMESTVLIDEVTTAVVAESEVTSTVEPESTTVMRESTKQPTEEVMTSTQQFSESEESTTMTSTISSESSTIPEDFTETTTEQMDSMVTSNTESSHEALRTELFIAENNDTITTTPATTPVAPTKLTTPPSRPANPLKENNLLSVLLSGLSNIFDATKNDSGKQSQKNRTEYRPLTPKPIPISGFHKISNIPSILETDVGLDYDEPTLPPSLPNLKIIPFLPADAVKKNDPPKPANIIPPTYTYFKNHPNNYPIVNDPYEVPTAYGMGSEHEILHPGLTYKTHAKPMTEYEYTYDPAINYPALTENYDIDAKNGYYNTKIIRDKYDTVDETDYDYDTDTIHKYAEHPQKQDLFKNELKKFIPTKYEVPQEGTYVPVYDKYGVGYPEKNVYYTNHKELAYGGAKLDKVQASTDNPLFRIDGTDMSGFSPPTKTEGGFVPKEPIKDEFYYESYATTPFPTGELSTDDHHVKLPYNVSSTSSYGATPANPFIDVIRTEPAPPLMSLIEDKEKLLSNLQSHNASLEDLLGDSDEGSDEYEKQIISITTDVNYLSSVSHEETATHRTTPSKPNFTGFELNFPVSVDHSVEPISATSKPTTNSDSSHEPEPSGMFSLENMLNFLLREEDPIHENKLRNGTGGDAASSSLADGIPPFKTLPSRLTSVYDPSVGLETSLGEVKPPSDEELHDGTVTLKVESAKNDTKALYRPSLLDLPFLNPGFHTKPINQPEPDTESQNELDRYGYGVSERHTDQYQVIAGGAPSINANSYVVNPVDINKLKQHHSEGTAEITMKSKVKDTVGILKLAGCNIYGRMYRVGRIISELSGPCLECKCTEVGVHCTPLDCRRRR
- the LOC128725773 gene encoding rhomboid-related protein 2, with amino-acid sequence MPDTRKTSSTVAKVVPVHRGKATGSDTCQRAWTEGDKQPEPERVPFLATTGSASDGSDTSLERTRRAWRETKRALIFSIDLERGLTGKQSPSGTPSEDSTGSSGSSASSNDDSHSDAKLVDKVPKVNRRKRKPGTSQTTKLAQLRQCCPWTVPWCLLVVSALQIAIFKLNNAALHQKLIFSPVKQHEIWRFVTYTFLHAGNIHLVLNIIIQILVGFPLETEQGHLRVLFTYFAGVMAGGLGASIFEPSLMVGASAGVYCLLVSHIPHIILNFRSLSYRFYRLAAVLMLCISDIMYSIRHCLTKGNLQPRIGVAAHISGAICGLLIGFVIYKSKVQPESCGMITVFRLLRYLAIALLVAWIGCTVLYNLDRNHVIEIL